One genomic region from Amycolatopsis sp. FBCC-B4732 encodes:
- a CDS encoding LuxR family transcriptional regulator encodes MRPLTDGTELLVGRDSELSWLVAWIRDVGTGRGHAVLVDGEPGIGKSALVRTACVTATDAGCQVYWGAGDELGQALPLLPLLDALRITPAARDPRRVAISKLLRGGAVAGKGADLAARAAEQLIALVDELCQDGPAVLVVDELQWADRTTVAVWSRLARSVRQLPLLLVGVLRPIPRRDDLRTLFRIVGPGERLRLGRLPEPAVLELVAELAGGKPGEDLARLAAGAAGNPLYLTELLDALTRSSCLEVDTAGIAELTGAATPDSLPEAIADRLGFLPEPARGVLRAAALLGVGFSVADLVTVTNTPLADLLPALDDARAAGVLVAAGDDLEFRHPLIRTALYDDMPTAVRVAWHQGAAWALAEANAPVERVARQLLPMVSTTDSRVPVPAWAVRWLLDVATPLIGQAPVVAVALLRRAVRDAPLDDAVTGALACRLADAYFGVGNVAQAERIAGRALDRVRDPDVRVDLYTTVVQCRAMTGRSAEFLVELNEALTQPGLLARHRARLLVLIARTHRYIGEVDTAGRVATEALAELGPVEDRWATGWALHVLSLVAMVRGEWTEALPLFERAMAIVRGDPALIDLTLQLRINQSVTFGALDRYTEAHAAAAQARELADRTGSVVRLSEAQSALGQLLLGAGRWDDALAEVDVVPDERKDPSVVCCDHGVAAIIHFHRGEAAAARQHLDVAAAYWERIGDRVVESLVRARSLAFEYAGAPERALAVLTAVLAGVDAGEDLLGDAARLATTIGDVRTATEIEAKVSALAAGSAVPHLGALALYCRGLLDGDATTLLRAADGYRDAGRPLSRAKALEAAAIAFARAREEDRGSARAAFTHAVDLYAELDAQWDVARLRALFRAFGIRRGPTVKHRQTTHGWDSLTPTEGRIAALVVEGLSNPQIAARLYLSPRTVGTHVSHILNKLGVHSRIDIAREAARHQSASG; translated from the coding sequence GTGCGACCGCTCACCGACGGTACCGAGCTGCTGGTCGGTCGGGACAGTGAGCTGTCCTGGCTGGTCGCCTGGATCCGTGACGTGGGCACCGGGCGCGGCCACGCCGTGCTGGTGGACGGCGAGCCCGGCATCGGCAAGTCCGCGTTGGTGCGCACGGCTTGCGTGACCGCGACCGACGCGGGCTGCCAGGTGTACTGGGGCGCGGGCGACGAGCTCGGGCAGGCACTGCCGCTGCTGCCGCTGCTGGACGCGTTGCGGATCACCCCGGCCGCGCGGGATCCCCGCCGGGTCGCCATTTCCAAGCTGCTGCGGGGCGGCGCCGTCGCGGGCAAGGGCGCCGACCTCGCCGCCCGGGCCGCCGAGCAGCTGATCGCGCTGGTGGACGAGCTGTGCCAGGACGGCCCGGCGGTGCTGGTCGTCGACGAGCTGCAGTGGGCCGACCGCACGACGGTGGCGGTGTGGAGCAGGCTGGCCCGGTCGGTCCGGCAGCTCCCGCTGCTCCTGGTCGGCGTGCTGCGCCCGATCCCGCGCCGCGACGACCTGCGCACGCTCTTCCGGATCGTCGGGCCCGGCGAGCGGTTGCGGCTGGGCCGGTTGCCGGAACCGGCGGTGCTGGAACTGGTGGCCGAGCTGGCCGGCGGCAAACCGGGCGAAGACCTGGCGCGGCTGGCCGCCGGCGCCGCCGGGAACCCGTTGTACCTCACCGAACTCCTCGACGCGCTGACCAGGAGCTCGTGCCTGGAGGTCGACACCGCGGGCATCGCGGAGCTGACCGGCGCGGCGACACCGGACTCGCTGCCGGAGGCGATCGCGGACCGGCTGGGCTTCCTCCCGGAGCCCGCGCGGGGCGTGCTGCGCGCGGCGGCGCTGCTCGGCGTCGGCTTCTCGGTCGCGGACCTGGTGACGGTGACGAACACCCCGCTCGCCGACCTGCTGCCCGCCCTCGACGACGCCCGCGCCGCCGGGGTGCTGGTGGCCGCGGGAGACGACCTGGAGTTCCGGCACCCGCTGATCCGCACAGCGTTGTACGACGACATGCCGACGGCGGTCCGGGTCGCCTGGCACCAGGGTGCCGCGTGGGCACTGGCCGAGGCGAACGCGCCGGTCGAGCGGGTCGCGCGGCAGCTGCTGCCGATGGTGTCCACAACGGACAGCCGGGTGCCGGTGCCCGCGTGGGCCGTGCGGTGGCTGCTCGACGTCGCCACGCCGCTGATCGGCCAGGCGCCGGTGGTCGCCGTCGCGCTGCTGCGTCGAGCGGTGCGGGACGCGCCGCTCGACGACGCCGTGACCGGCGCGCTGGCCTGCCGGCTGGCCGACGCGTACTTCGGGGTCGGCAACGTCGCGCAGGCCGAGCGGATCGCCGGCCGCGCACTGGATCGCGTGCGCGACCCCGACGTGCGCGTCGACCTGTACACCACGGTCGTCCAGTGCCGCGCGATGACCGGCCGGTCCGCCGAGTTCCTCGTCGAGCTGAACGAAGCCCTGACCCAGCCCGGCTTGCTGGCCCGGCACCGGGCCCGGTTGCTGGTGCTCATCGCGCGCACGCACCGCTACATCGGCGAGGTCGACACCGCGGGCCGGGTCGCGACCGAGGCACTGGCCGAGCTCGGCCCGGTCGAGGACCGCTGGGCGACCGGGTGGGCGCTGCACGTGCTGAGCCTGGTCGCCATGGTGCGCGGCGAATGGACCGAGGCGCTGCCGCTGTTCGAGCGCGCGATGGCCATCGTGCGGGGCGATCCGGCGCTGATCGACCTGACCCTGCAGCTGCGCATCAACCAGTCGGTCACCTTCGGCGCGCTCGACCGCTACACCGAGGCGCACGCCGCCGCCGCGCAGGCGCGGGAACTGGCCGACCGCACCGGCAGCGTCGTGCGGCTGAGCGAGGCCCAGAGCGCGCTCGGGCAGCTGCTGCTCGGGGCCGGCCGGTGGGACGACGCGCTCGCCGAGGTCGACGTCGTCCCGGACGAGCGCAAGGACCCGAGCGTGGTGTGCTGCGACCACGGCGTCGCGGCGATCATCCACTTCCACCGCGGCGAGGCGGCCGCCGCCCGCCAGCACCTCGACGTCGCGGCGGCGTACTGGGAACGCATCGGCGACCGGGTGGTGGAATCCCTGGTGCGGGCCCGCAGTCTCGCCTTCGAGTACGCCGGCGCGCCGGAGCGGGCGCTCGCCGTGCTGACGGCCGTGCTGGCCGGCGTGGACGCGGGGGAGGACCTGCTGGGCGACGCCGCCCGGCTGGCCACGACGATCGGCGACGTCCGCACCGCGACGGAGATCGAGGCCAAGGTGAGCGCGCTCGCCGCCGGATCCGCCGTGCCGCACCTCGGCGCGCTCGCGTTGTACTGCCGCGGGTTGCTCGACGGAGACGCGACGACGTTGCTGCGCGCGGCCGACGGCTACCGCGACGCGGGCCGGCCGCTGTCCCGGGCGAAGGCGCTGGAGGCCGCCGCCATCGCGTTCGCCAGGGCCCGCGAGGAAGACCGCGGTTCGGCACGGGCGGCGTTCACCCACGCGGTCGACCTGTACGCGGAGCTGGACGCGCAGTGGGACGTGGCCCGCCTGCGCGCCCTGTTCCGGGCGTTCGGCATCCGCCGCGGCCCGACGGTGAAGCACCGCCAGACCACCCACGGCTGGGACAGCCTCACCCCGACCGAGGGGAGAATCGCGGCGCTGGTGGTCGAAGGCCTGTCGAACCCGCAGATCGCCGCCCGGTTGTACCTGTCCCCGCGGACGGTGGGCACGCACGTGTCGCACATCCTGAACAAGCTGGGGGTGCATTCGCGCATCGACATCGCGAGGGAAGCGGCCCGGCACCAGTCCGCCTCGGGCTGA
- a CDS encoding RNA polymerase sigma factor: MDAAAVEAVWRIESARIVAALTRFTGDFGLAEDAAQEAVAEALVSWPLSPPANPAGWLRATARRRAIDAIRRRAALQDRYALLAADDEPAVENADPDRIDDDVLALVFTSCHPVLSPEARVALTLRVVGGLTSEEIARAFLVPVPTVQARITRGKKTIAAAGVPFEVPPAEERKARLGGVLSVLYVIFTEGSTATSGDRLVRPDVAYEAIRLARTLAALLPAEPEVHGLLALCELTAARFPARTGPDGEPVLLEDQDRRTWDHAGIHRGLAALAKAAPHGLGPYGLQAAIAATHATAPSVEGTDWERIVVLYEALGRVAPSPVVELNRAVAVAMATGPEPALAIVDELVATDRLPGSHLVPTVRGELLARLGRRPEARAELELAARLCTNQRERSVLLRKAAALD; encoded by the coding sequence ATGGACGCCGCCGCCGTCGAAGCCGTCTGGCGGATCGAGTCGGCGCGGATCGTCGCCGCGCTGACCCGGTTCACCGGCGACTTCGGGCTCGCCGAAGACGCCGCGCAGGAAGCGGTGGCCGAGGCGCTGGTGTCGTGGCCGCTCAGCCCGCCGGCCAACCCGGCCGGCTGGCTGCGGGCCACGGCCCGGCGGCGGGCCATCGACGCGATCCGCCGCCGCGCCGCCCTCCAGGACCGCTACGCCCTGCTGGCGGCCGACGACGAACCCGCCGTCGAAAACGCCGACCCGGACCGGATCGACGACGACGTCCTCGCGCTGGTGTTCACCAGCTGCCACCCGGTGCTGTCCCCCGAAGCCCGGGTGGCGCTGACCCTGCGCGTGGTCGGCGGCCTGACCAGCGAGGAGATCGCCCGCGCGTTCCTCGTGCCGGTGCCGACCGTGCAGGCCCGCATCACCCGCGGCAAGAAGACGATCGCCGCGGCCGGGGTGCCGTTCGAGGTGCCGCCGGCCGAGGAGCGCAAGGCGCGGCTGGGCGGCGTGCTCAGCGTCCTCTACGTGATCTTCACCGAGGGGTCGACGGCCACGTCGGGAGACCGGCTGGTGCGCCCCGACGTCGCGTACGAGGCGATCCGGCTGGCCCGCACGCTCGCCGCGCTGCTGCCGGCCGAGCCCGAAGTGCACGGGCTGCTCGCGTTGTGCGAGCTGACGGCCGCGCGCTTCCCGGCCCGGACCGGCCCGGACGGCGAGCCGGTGCTGCTCGAGGACCAGGACCGGCGCACGTGGGACCACGCGGGGATCCACCGCGGGCTGGCCGCGCTGGCCAAGGCGGCGCCCCACGGCCTCGGCCCGTACGGCCTGCAGGCCGCGATCGCCGCGACCCACGCGACGGCGCCCTCGGTCGAGGGGACGGACTGGGAGCGGATCGTGGTGCTGTACGAGGCACTCGGCCGGGTCGCGCCCTCGCCGGTGGTGGAGCTCAACCGGGCCGTCGCGGTGGCCATGGCCACCGGTCCGGAGCCCGCACTGGCCATCGTCGACGAACTGGTCGCCACGGACCGGTTGCCCGGATCGCACCTGGTCCCGACCGTCCGCGGCGAGCTGCTGGCCCGGCTCGGGCGGCGGCCGGAAGCCCGCGCCGAACTGGAGCTGGCCGCCCGGCTGTGCACCAACCAGCGCGAACGCTCGGTGCTGCTGCGGAAGGCGGCCGCGCTGGACTGA
- a CDS encoding YciI family protein — MPKYMLIMRGTDESNAAMMADIDEMMAASRKFIEELLKAGVLLAAEGLDLPGNGVVVDFGGETPVVTDGPYGETKELFGGYFLLEVATKQEAVEWATRVPAARGSKIEVRRVAGSDETPETGGES, encoded by the coding sequence ATGCCGAAGTACATGCTGATCATGCGGGGCACCGACGAGTCGAACGCGGCCATGATGGCCGACATCGACGAGATGATGGCCGCGAGCCGGAAGTTCATCGAGGAGCTGCTCAAGGCCGGTGTCCTGCTCGCGGCCGAAGGTCTCGACCTGCCGGGCAACGGTGTCGTGGTCGATTTCGGCGGCGAGACCCCGGTGGTCACCGACGGGCCGTACGGCGAGACGAAGGAACTGTTCGGCGGCTACTTCCTGCTCGAAGTCGCCACGAAGCAGGAGGCGGTCGAGTGGGCCACGCGGGTCCCGGCGGCCCGCGGGTCCAAGATCGAGGTCCGCCGCGTGGCCGGTAGCGACGAGACCCCCGAGACCGGCGGCGAGTCCTGA
- a CDS encoding MFS transporter, translated as MLRATTTTVSTVVIFLLAINLRPAVTSLGAALPDISAAGNIVAAVLVALPLWAIGLGGWATPWLANRVGTYRTVAAALGALVLSLGGRVLGGSAQLLIGTALTCLSIAVLGTILPLLARGSAAFTFGLGLGSTAGALVTPAVVLSSSWQVALGLWAGVALVALYVWQRVPGEFAAPQPASGTMPAFALTIHFGLISTVTFLVMGWLPGILRDAGVPATTAGGCLALSMAMGLPMMLLVPGWTRRWRNQTLLVVALATPNVIGVTGLLLAPAAAPWLWAAATGAGMGSLAFALTTISLRSKDRSLSLSAVVQGVGYVIAGFGVLACGWLHTFTGTWRTPLLLVLAVLAGQVASGHAAVTRRTLASLVPRPLFARRQGDAPEVGV; from the coding sequence ATGTTGCGTGCTACCACTACCACCGTCTCCACCGTGGTGATCTTCCTGCTGGCCATCAACCTGCGGCCGGCCGTGACGAGCCTGGGTGCGGCCCTGCCGGACATCTCGGCCGCCGGGAACATCGTCGCCGCGGTGCTCGTCGCGTTGCCGTTGTGGGCCATCGGTCTCGGCGGCTGGGCGACGCCGTGGCTGGCCAACCGGGTCGGGACGTACCGGACGGTCGCCGCGGCGCTCGGCGCGCTGGTGCTTTCGCTCGGCGGGCGGGTACTCGGGGGCTCGGCGCAGCTGCTGATCGGGACGGCGCTGACCTGCCTGTCGATCGCCGTCCTCGGGACCATCCTGCCCCTGCTGGCCCGGGGTTCCGCCGCCTTCACCTTCGGGCTCGGGCTCGGCAGCACGGCCGGCGCGCTGGTCACGCCCGCGGTGGTGCTCTCGTCGTCGTGGCAGGTCGCCCTCGGCCTGTGGGCGGGCGTGGCGCTGGTGGCCCTGTACGTGTGGCAGCGCGTCCCCGGCGAGTTCGCGGCACCGCAACCGGCCTCCGGGACGATGCCCGCGTTCGCCCTCACCATCCACTTCGGACTGATCTCGACGGTGACGTTCCTGGTCATGGGCTGGCTACCCGGCATCCTGCGCGACGCCGGGGTCCCGGCGACGACCGCGGGCGGCTGCCTGGCGCTGTCGATGGCCATGGGGCTGCCCATGATGCTGCTGGTCCCGGGCTGGACCCGCCGGTGGCGCAACCAGACGCTGCTCGTCGTCGCGCTGGCCACGCCCAACGTCATCGGGGTGACCGGGCTGCTCCTCGCCCCCGCGGCCGCACCCTGGCTGTGGGCCGCCGCGACCGGCGCGGGCATGGGGTCGCTCGCGTTCGCGCTGACGACCATCTCGTTGCGCAGCAAGGACCGTTCGCTCTCGCTGTCCGCGGTGGTCCAGGGCGTGGGGTACGTGATCGCCGGCTTCGGCGTCCTGGCCTGCGGCTGGCTGCACACCTTCACCGGCACGTGGCGGACCCCGTTGCTGCTGGTGCTGGCCGTGCTGGCCGGCCAGGTCGCGAGCGGGCACGCCGCCGTCACGCGGCGGACTTTGGCTTCGCTGGTTCCGCGTCCGCTCTTCGCGCGCCGTCAGGGGGACGCGCCGGAGGTCGGGGTCTGA
- a CDS encoding ABC transporter substrate-binding protein, with the protein MAAAGGCGALGAEVSNSASSGSGLEKHTLKVSILPTTDLGPFWLAQEGGYFQAEGLTVESVIASSGQASLSKAISGEADIAFSTYPPFFIARSSGSADMQLVADATSVNPKSNAIVTVPNSPVKTIFDLAGKKIAITAKNTASDLLTRSVMQDHNVDFGKVKWTLVALPNIAAALQQGQADAAYLPEPYITQAAKTVGAIPVIDINTGATQDFPLTGYGATRKWVRENPKSLAAFQRALQKATHETLIDRGKVEPLLVRFAKIDEDTAKLLTLPGYGSVLDSRRLQRVPDLLLQLGAIPSPIDVNSMIGPQAGR; encoded by the coding sequence ATGGCCGCCGCCGGCGGCTGCGGCGCGCTCGGTGCGGAGGTCTCGAACTCCGCCTCGAGCGGCAGCGGCCTGGAAAAGCACACGCTGAAGGTCTCCATCCTGCCCACCACGGACCTCGGGCCGTTCTGGCTGGCCCAGGAGGGCGGCTACTTCCAGGCCGAGGGCCTCACCGTCGAGTCCGTGATCGCCTCGAGCGGTCAGGCGTCGCTGTCGAAAGCGATCTCCGGCGAAGCCGACATCGCGTTCTCCACCTACCCGCCGTTCTTCATCGCGCGCAGCTCCGGCTCCGCCGACATGCAGCTGGTCGCCGACGCGACGTCGGTCAACCCGAAGTCCAATGCGATCGTCACGGTCCCGAATTCCCCGGTGAAGACAATCTTCGACCTGGCGGGCAAGAAGATCGCGATCACGGCCAAGAACACCGCGTCCGATCTGCTCACCCGGTCGGTGATGCAGGACCACAACGTCGATTTCGGCAAGGTGAAATGGACGCTGGTCGCCCTGCCGAACATCGCCGCCGCGCTCCAGCAGGGCCAGGCCGACGCCGCTTACCTGCCGGAGCCCTACATCACGCAGGCCGCCAAGACGGTCGGCGCGATCCCCGTGATCGACATCAACACCGGCGCGACCCAGGACTTCCCGCTGACCGGCTACGGCGCGACGCGCAAGTGGGTGCGGGAGAACCCGAAGTCGCTGGCCGCGTTCCAGCGCGCGCTGCAGAAGGCCACCCACGAGACCCTGATCGACCGCGGCAAGGTCGAGCCGCTGCTGGTGCGGTTCGCCAAGATCGACGAGGACACCGCCAAGCTGCTCACCTTGCCGGGTTACGGCTCGGTGCTGGACTCGCGGCGGCTGCAGCGGGTGCCGGACCTGTTGCTGCAGCTCGGCGCCATTCCGTCCCCGATCGACGTGAACTCGATGATCGGACCGCAAGCCGGCAGATGA